One window of Corynebacterium doosanense CAU 212 = DSM 45436 genomic DNA carries:
- a CDS encoding GNAT family N-acetyltransferase yields MVIREAVDADVPALTALHRWSVEETVATFTSRADSEEQRGPWVRARQAKGFPVLVALSDDGDFLGFASYDQFLPSDGYRHTMDHSVYIVPAAHGRGVGSALMRALIDAARADPEVWTLMGKIEGSNTASIGLHTKLGFAEHGRLPGVGYKFGRRLDLVYMGLEV; encoded by the coding sequence ATGGTCATCCGAGAAGCAGTCGACGCCGACGTGCCCGCCCTGACCGCGCTGCACCGCTGGTCGGTGGAGGAAACCGTGGCCACTTTCACTTCCCGCGCCGACTCCGAGGAGCAACGCGGCCCGTGGGTGCGCGCCCGCCAGGCCAAGGGGTTCCCGGTGCTCGTGGCGTTATCTGACGACGGCGATTTCCTCGGATTCGCCAGCTACGACCAGTTCCTCCCCTCAGACGGCTACCGGCACACCATGGACCATTCCGTCTACATCGTCCCCGCCGCGCACGGCCGGGGCGTCGGTTCCGCCCTCATGAGGGCGCTTATCGACGCCGCCCGCGCCGACCCCGAGGTGTGGACCCTCATGGGCAAGATCGAGGGCAGCAACACCGCGTCCATCGGCCTGCACACCAAACTCGGGTTCGCCGAACACGGACGCCTTCCCGGAGTGGGCTACAAGTTCGGGCGGCGGCTGGACCTGGTGTACATGGGGCTGGAGGTTTAG
- a CDS encoding type 1 glutamine amidotransferase domain-containing protein — protein sequence MTETLQGKRFAVIATNGFEDSELTSPVEAVRNAGGEVIVVSTETGMPIEGENGTKVDVDAASKDVKDDKFDGIILPGGTGNADTIRMDQDAVALVKQHVQNDLPLGVICHGGWILADADVLRGRTLTSFPSLKTDLENAGATWVDEEVHCDQGLVSSRTPDDLPAFNAKLVEEFAEGEH from the coding sequence ATGACTGAGACACTGCAGGGCAAGCGCTTCGCCGTCATCGCCACCAATGGTTTCGAGGATTCCGAGCTCACCAGCCCGGTCGAGGCCGTCCGCAACGCCGGCGGCGAGGTCATCGTCGTCTCCACCGAGACCGGGATGCCCATCGAGGGCGAGAACGGCACCAAGGTCGACGTCGACGCAGCCAGCAAGGATGTCAAGGACGACAAGTTCGACGGCATCATCCTCCCCGGCGGTACCGGCAACGCCGACACCATCCGCATGGATCAGGACGCTGTCGCCCTGGTCAAGCAGCACGTGCAGAATGACCTCCCGCTCGGCGTCATCTGCCACGGCGGCTGGATCCTCGCGGACGCCGACGTCCTGCGTGGCCGCACCCTGACCTCCTTTCCGTCGCTGAAGACGGACCTGGAGAACGCGGGCGCCACCTGGGTCGACGAGGAAGTCCACTGCGACCAGGGCCTCGTGTCCTCGCGCACCCCGGACGACCTGCCGGCGTTCAACGCCAAGCTCGTCGAGGAGTTTGCCGAGGGCGAGCACTAG
- a CDS encoding 4-(cytidine 5'-diphospho)-2-C-methyl-D-erythritol kinase, whose translation MSGETLVTATAHGKINIHLGVGPKREDGYHELATVFQSISASDTLSLVRGEGTVSEGSPVVGMEVSQSVPGEVPTDSSNLAWRAVDAVVEHYRGEHGSITLPQVTISLFKGIPVAGGMAGGSADAAAALVATDHWLAGEYGLDPLGKRGLHDLAAGLGADVPFVLMGGTALGRGRGDELIPMMSRGTYHWAVITSNEGLSTPSVFAKLDELREQRDDLEPHMWTERVSEALSSGNYGLLTACLRNDLQPAALSLRPELRTVLQVGFSQAGNSGIVSGSGPTCVFLCPDEEWARMIAAAVPAEVPGTSGMVVSGPAGGAAVVD comes from the coding sequence ATGAGCGGGGAAACGCTGGTCACCGCCACGGCCCACGGCAAGATCAACATCCACCTCGGCGTCGGCCCGAAGCGCGAGGACGGCTACCACGAACTGGCCACGGTGTTCCAGTCCATCAGCGCCTCCGACACACTCTCCCTGGTCCGCGGCGAAGGAACGGTGAGCGAGGGATCGCCGGTCGTGGGCATGGAGGTGTCCCAGAGCGTGCCGGGAGAGGTGCCCACTGACTCCTCGAACTTGGCGTGGCGCGCCGTCGACGCGGTCGTCGAGCACTACCGCGGCGAGCACGGTTCGATAACACTGCCCCAGGTGACGATCTCCCTGTTCAAGGGCATTCCCGTCGCCGGCGGCATGGCTGGGGGATCTGCCGATGCGGCCGCCGCGCTGGTGGCCACCGACCATTGGCTGGCCGGCGAATACGGCCTCGATCCCCTGGGCAAACGTGGTCTGCACGACCTGGCCGCCGGACTCGGCGCGGACGTGCCCTTCGTGCTCATGGGCGGCACGGCGCTCGGGCGCGGGCGCGGAGATGAACTCATCCCCATGATGTCCCGGGGCACCTATCACTGGGCGGTGATCACCTCGAACGAGGGGTTGTCCACGCCGAGTGTGTTCGCCAAGCTCGACGAGCTGCGCGAACAGCGCGACGACCTCGAGCCGCACATGTGGACCGAGCGGGTCTCCGAGGCGCTGTCCTCCGGAAACTACGGCCTGCTCACCGCCTGCCTGCGCAATGACCTGCAGCCTGCCGCGCTGTCGCTGCGCCCCGAGCTGCGCACGGTGCTCCAGGTCGGCTTCTCCCAGGCGGGAAACTCCGGCATCGTCTCCGGCTCCGGGCCGACGTGTGTGTTCCTCTGCCCGGACGAGGAATGGGCCCGCATGATCGCCGCGGCCGTGCCCGCGGAGGTCCCGGGAACGTCCGGGATGGTGGTCTCGGGACCGGCCGGGGGAGCGGCGGTCGTCGATTAG
- the rsmA gene encoding 16S rRNA (adenine(1518)-N(6)/adenine(1519)-N(6))-dimethyltransferase RsmA produces MDNHGDAQLLGPAEIRRLADKLGVTPTKKLGQNFVHDPNTVRRIVAAADITADDHVVEIGPGLGSLTLALMETAGRVTAVEIDKRLAAELPATAEWRAPGLADKLTIVGQDALKVGPEDVDKPTALVANLPYNVSVPVLLHFLEIFPSITRVLVMVQAEVADRLAADPGSKVYGVPSVKASFYGDVRRAGSIGKHVFWPAPNIDSGLVRIDRHPDPRWDMAARTEIFPLIDAAFAQRRKTLRAALGGHYGSPAAAEEALRAAGIDPQLRGERLSVEDFVHLSGNEVRA; encoded by the coding sequence ATGGACAACCACGGGGACGCACAGCTTCTGGGCCCAGCGGAAATTCGCCGGCTTGCCGATAAACTCGGCGTGACTCCGACGAAGAAGCTGGGCCAGAACTTTGTCCACGACCCGAACACCGTGCGCCGCATCGTCGCCGCCGCGGACATCACCGCCGACGATCACGTCGTGGAGATCGGCCCCGGCCTGGGATCCCTGACACTCGCGCTGATGGAGACGGCCGGCAGGGTGACCGCGGTGGAGATCGACAAACGACTCGCCGCAGAGCTTCCCGCCACCGCCGAGTGGCGCGCGCCCGGCCTTGCGGACAAGCTGACCATCGTGGGCCAGGACGCGCTGAAGGTCGGGCCGGAGGACGTCGATAAGCCGACCGCACTCGTGGCCAACCTCCCGTACAACGTGTCCGTCCCGGTGCTGCTGCACTTTTTGGAGATCTTCCCGTCGATCACGCGTGTGCTGGTGATGGTGCAGGCGGAGGTCGCCGACCGTCTCGCCGCCGACCCGGGCAGCAAGGTCTACGGCGTGCCCAGCGTCAAGGCCTCGTTCTACGGCGACGTGCGGCGCGCCGGCTCCATCGGCAAACATGTCTTCTGGCCGGCCCCGAACATTGACTCCGGCCTCGTGCGCATCGACCGCCACCCCGACCCGCGGTGGGACATGGCCGCGCGCACGGAGATTTTCCCACTTATCGACGCCGCCTTCGCCCAGCGTCGTAAGACCCTACGAGCCGCACTCGGGGGCCACTACGGCTCACCCGCCGCCGCGGAGGAGGCGCTGCGCGCCGCCGGAATCGATCCGCAGTTGCGCGGGGAGCGCCTCAGCGTCGAGGACTTCGTGCACCTGTCCGGAAACGAGGTCCGCGCATGA
- a CDS encoding TatD family hydrolase translates to MSKKKPRPTSVPAAPIKGLIDAHTHLASAGASTPADIDAIVERAVAAGVEKLCTVGDGLAEAKLALEAARHNDRVFAACAIHPTKAHELDEQAREALTEMAHDPRCVAIGETGIDTYWLQHDPEKTAPLEVQEEALRWHIDLAVETGKALMIHNREGDEHLMRILADAPQPTSVMLHCFSSPVDVAREALDRGYVLSFAGNATFKRNDYLREAAALAPAEQILVETDAPYMTPEPFRGARNEPSLIGHTALVLAQARGEAPTDFAAQVNRNFDRVFGV, encoded by the coding sequence ATGTCGAAGAAGAAACCTCGCCCCACGTCCGTTCCCGCCGCGCCCATTAAGGGGCTTATCGACGCCCATACCCACCTCGCCTCTGCCGGGGCATCAACACCGGCGGACATCGACGCCATCGTCGAGCGTGCCGTGGCCGCAGGTGTGGAAAAGCTCTGCACGGTCGGAGACGGGCTCGCCGAGGCGAAGCTGGCACTCGAGGCGGCCCGGCACAACGACCGGGTCTTCGCGGCCTGTGCGATCCACCCCACCAAGGCGCACGAGCTGGATGAGCAGGCCCGTGAGGCGCTGACGGAGATGGCCCACGATCCGCGGTGCGTGGCCATCGGTGAAACCGGCATCGACACGTACTGGCTGCAACACGATCCGGAAAAGACCGCGCCGCTGGAGGTGCAGGAGGAGGCGCTGCGCTGGCACATCGACCTCGCCGTGGAGACGGGCAAAGCGCTGATGATCCACAACCGCGAGGGTGACGAGCACCTCATGCGGATTCTTGCCGACGCCCCGCAGCCGACATCCGTGATGCTGCACTGTTTCTCGTCGCCGGTGGACGTTGCCCGCGAGGCGCTGGACCGCGGGTACGTGCTCAGCTTCGCCGGAAACGCCACCTTCAAGCGCAACGACTATCTGCGCGAGGCTGCGGCGCTGGCCCCGGCGGAGCAGATCCTCGTGGAGACGGACGCGCCGTACATGACGCCGGAGCCTTTCCGGGGGGCTCGCAACGAGCCGTCGCTCATCGGCCACACCGCGCTCGTGCTGGCGCAGGCCAGGGGAGAAGCGCCGACCGACTTCGCCGCCCAGGTGAACCGGAACTTCGACCGGGTCTTCGGTGTGTGA
- a CDS encoding MFS transporter has protein sequence MGTRDQVRAARGLPVALIFLAVAAAALNLRAGIASVGSVLDDVLTSFGVSGSYAGMVTALPGVCFAIMGLAAVPIARRLGLARTLLSGMLLTLVGVAIRPWVNDAWVFLGLSALVVAGIALANVLLPAWIKLHGGRHIVTLMTLNTAFLGVSSAIGPLSAVLYEGPDGWRRALFFWASIAVAQVVVWVIVALRTGYDFPASQRAAGESRGPSLLKAPTAIFLMLFFGMQSMNAYVQMGYLPQIVVDGGGSANLGSLAIAMVGALNILGGIVMPKLVDKLQTLTPTVIILSAFAVAGYLGLMFAPASLALLWGVVLGLGGWAFPTALALIVARSRAPEVTARLSGFVQPVGYVLAAAGPMIIGLVYTPDSPNWTPILIGLIAASALQGIIGARASRRGFIDDELAAHGA, from the coding sequence GTGGGCACGCGTGATCAAGTGAGGGCGGCGCGGGGACTGCCCGTAGCCCTGATCTTCCTGGCCGTCGCCGCTGCGGCGCTCAACCTGCGTGCCGGAATCGCCTCGGTCGGCTCGGTGCTCGACGACGTGCTCACGTCCTTCGGGGTCTCCGGCTCCTACGCGGGGATGGTCACCGCGCTCCCCGGGGTGTGCTTCGCCATCATGGGCCTGGCCGCCGTGCCCATCGCCCGCCGGCTCGGTCTGGCACGCACACTGCTGTCCGGCATGCTGCTCACCCTCGTCGGCGTGGCCATTCGCCCCTGGGTGAATGACGCCTGGGTGTTCCTGGGCCTCAGCGCCCTGGTGGTCGCGGGCATTGCGCTAGCCAACGTGCTGCTGCCGGCGTGGATCAAGCTGCACGGCGGGCGGCACATCGTCACCCTCATGACGCTGAACACCGCGTTTCTCGGGGTCTCCAGTGCGATCGGCCCACTGAGCGCCGTGCTCTACGAGGGGCCGGACGGTTGGCGCCGTGCGCTGTTCTTCTGGGCCTCCATCGCCGTGGCCCAGGTGGTGGTGTGGGTGATCGTGGCGTTGCGCACCGGCTACGACTTCCCGGCCAGCCAGCGCGCCGCCGGCGAGTCCCGCGGCCCGTCACTGCTGAAGGCCCCGACGGCGATCTTCCTCATGCTGTTCTTCGGCATGCAGTCCATGAACGCCTATGTTCAGATGGGTTACCTTCCGCAGATCGTCGTCGACGGCGGGGGCTCCGCGAACCTCGGGTCCCTGGCGATTGCGATGGTCGGCGCGCTAAACATCCTCGGCGGCATCGTCATGCCCAAGCTGGTGGACAAGCTGCAGACCCTGACACCCACGGTGATCATCCTGTCCGCATTCGCCGTCGCCGGCTACCTCGGCCTCATGTTCGCCCCGGCGAGCCTCGCGCTGCTGTGGGGTGTCGTTCTCGGCCTCGGCGGCTGGGCGTTCCCCACCGCCCTGGCGCTGATCGTGGCGCGCTCCCGCGCTCCGGAGGTCACCGCCCGGCTGTCCGGGTTTGTTCAGCCGGTCGGCTACGTCCTGGCTGCGGCGGGTCCCATGATCATCGGCCTAGTCTACACCCCGGACTCGCCCAACTGGACGCCGATCCTCATCGGTCTCATCGCGGCTTCGGCGCTGCAGGGGATCATCGGTGCGCGTGCGTCGCGCCGCGGATTCATCGACGACGAACTCGCAGCTCACGGCGCTTAA
- a CDS encoding resuscitation-promoting factor has protein sequence MAQQTARINSKNSTAKRIAAGSALGALAIGGVVAAGSQKDVTVDYNGESIELATYASDVSGALEKAGVTVGDGDLVYPAPSENLSNGETITVQTAKPVALVVDGQEREVTSTASTVGDLIGEVDGLSAAAAVSGDAQAPVTEGMTVDVITPKIVSIKDGGVVAFTEVAEKTVGDVLAARGVTIDSFDRVSPSLDTPVNKNTEIVIDRVNAGTRTELLPIESPVNYVDDADAEEGTERVVEQGQAGERRVVTRDYVVAGQVESTEVISDEEVRPATPTTIARGTKPVQGPQAPAASTAAAAPAVAGGSVWDSIAQCEAGGDWSISTGNGYYGGLQFDAGTWAGYGGTAYAPTANGATREQQIEIATKVQAAQGWGAWPACTSKLGLR, from the coding sequence ATGGCACAGCAGACCGCCCGCATCAACAGCAAGAACTCCACCGCCAAGCGCATCGCCGCGGGCAGTGCCCTCGGCGCCCTCGCCATCGGCGGCGTGGTGGCCGCGGGAAGCCAGAAGGACGTCACCGTCGACTACAACGGTGAATCCATCGAGCTGGCCACCTACGCCAGCGACGTCTCCGGCGCCCTGGAGAAGGCCGGCGTCACCGTCGGCGACGGCGACCTCGTTTACCCGGCGCCCAGCGAGAACCTCTCCAACGGCGAGACCATCACGGTGCAGACCGCCAAGCCCGTCGCCCTCGTCGTCGACGGCCAGGAGCGCGAGGTCACCTCTACCGCCTCCACCGTGGGCGATCTCATCGGCGAGGTCGACGGGCTCTCCGCCGCGGCCGCCGTCTCCGGCGACGCGCAGGCGCCCGTCACCGAGGGCATGACCGTCGACGTCATCACCCCGAAGATCGTCTCCATCAAGGACGGCGGCGTTGTCGCTTTCACCGAGGTGGCCGAGAAGACCGTCGGCGACGTGCTCGCCGCGCGGGGCGTCACCATCGACTCCTTCGACCGCGTCAGCCCCTCGCTGGACACCCCGGTGAACAAGAACACCGAGATCGTCATCGACCGGGTCAACGCCGGCACCCGCACGGAGCTGCTGCCCATCGAATCCCCGGTCAACTACGTCGACGACGCCGACGCCGAGGAAGGCACCGAGCGTGTGGTCGAGCAGGGCCAGGCGGGCGAGCGTCGTGTGGTCACCCGCGACTACGTCGTCGCCGGCCAAGTCGAGTCCACCGAGGTCATCTCCGACGAGGAGGTCCGCCCGGCCACCCCGACGACCATCGCCCGTGGCACCAAGCCCGTCCAGGGCCCGCAGGCTCCCGCCGCCAGCACCGCCGCCGCAGCCCCGGCCGTGGCCGGCGGCTCCGTCTGGGACTCCATCGCGCAGTGTGAGGCCGGCGGCGACTGGTCCATCAGCACCGGCAACGGTTACTACGGCGGCCTGCAGTTCGATGCCGGCACCTGGGCGGGTTACGGCGGAACCGCCTACGCACCGACCGCGAACGGCGCCACCCGCGAGCAGCAGATCGAGATCGCTACGAAGGTCCAGGCGGCACAGGGCTGGGGCGCCTGGCCTGCCTGCACCTCCAAGCTCGGCCTGCGCTAA
- a CDS encoding RecQ family ATP-dependent DNA helicase, which yields MGQNIALKTDADALLAAIAGPGAALRDDQWAAIDALVNDHRRMLVVQRTGWGKSAVYFIAAKLLRQAGRGPSLIISPLLALMRNQVDAASKAGIRAATLNSANMTEWQGIEDQVRRGEIDVLLVSPERLNNPQFRETVLPGLAETVGMVVVDEAHCISDWGHDFRPDYRRIRDLLAELRPEVPVLATTATANDRVVADVQAQLGEGTGVLRGGLDRASLHLSVVELEDSRRRPAWVATVLEQLEGSGIIYCLTVSAAEDLAEALETAGWTVASYTGRTEAGERERLEKALIGNELKALVATSALGMGFDKPDLGFVIHFGAPSSPVSYYQQVGRAGRGTDHADVILLPGSEDQAIWDYFASVSFPDEATVRTLLNALGHEAQSTPKLESSVDLSRSRLEQTLKVLDVDGAVSRVQGGWISTGQPWSYDATRYAAVDAARTNEQNAMVEYEKTEECRMLYLRRQLDDTTATEPCGRCDNCTGRTWDVTVDARLEERIDARLTAPGVRLTARKQWPTGISVRGKIAGVEAGRALGRLNDVARGPALRALLAEPGWRPTSPWKQDTWLPRIVAVLADWDWSERPVAVVALGQVDPERTAFLAALAEAVAAVGRMEYAGVLEVAPNAVEVTAQNSAYRVRGLLDHWDYSSAPAGEGPVLLLTDVVETGWSVTVAGHGIHERTGRTVLPLAVASRG from the coding sequence ATGGGACAGAACATTGCACTGAAGACCGACGCCGACGCCTTGTTGGCGGCCATCGCGGGGCCGGGGGCCGCGCTTCGCGACGACCAGTGGGCCGCCATCGACGCCCTGGTCAATGACCACCGACGCATGCTGGTGGTGCAGCGCACCGGCTGGGGAAAGTCCGCCGTCTACTTCATCGCCGCCAAACTCCTGCGCCAGGCCGGCCGGGGGCCCAGCCTGATCATTTCCCCGCTGCTCGCGCTCATGCGCAACCAGGTCGACGCGGCATCGAAGGCGGGCATCCGCGCGGCGACGTTGAACTCCGCGAACATGACCGAGTGGCAGGGCATCGAGGATCAGGTGCGCCGCGGTGAGATCGACGTGCTGCTGGTCAGCCCCGAGCGCCTGAACAACCCGCAGTTCCGGGAGACCGTCCTGCCCGGTCTGGCGGAGACCGTGGGCATGGTCGTGGTGGACGAGGCGCACTGCATCTCCGATTGGGGGCACGACTTCCGGCCCGACTACCGCCGCATCCGCGATCTGCTCGCCGAGCTGCGCCCCGAGGTTCCCGTGCTGGCCACCACGGCCACGGCGAACGACCGCGTGGTGGCCGACGTCCAGGCACAGCTCGGCGAGGGCACCGGCGTGCTGCGCGGCGGCCTCGACCGCGCGTCACTGCACCTCTCCGTGGTCGAGTTGGAGGATTCTCGGCGCCGCCCGGCCTGGGTGGCTACCGTCCTGGAGCAGCTGGAGGGCTCGGGCATCATCTACTGCCTCACCGTCTCGGCGGCGGAGGATCTCGCCGAGGCCCTGGAGACCGCCGGCTGGACCGTCGCCTCCTACACCGGGCGTACGGAAGCGGGGGAGCGTGAGCGGCTGGAGAAGGCGCTGATCGGCAACGAGCTCAAGGCCCTGGTGGCCACCAGCGCGCTGGGCATGGGATTCGACAAACCCGACCTCGGGTTTGTCATCCACTTCGGCGCCCCGAGCTCACCGGTGTCCTACTACCAGCAGGTCGGCCGCGCCGGGCGTGGCACAGACCACGCCGATGTCATCCTCCTGCCGGGTTCGGAGGACCAGGCGATCTGGGATTACTTCGCCTCCGTCTCCTTCCCCGACGAGGCGACGGTGCGCACCCTGCTCAACGCCCTGGGCCACGAAGCACAGTCGACGCCGAAGCTGGAGTCCTCGGTGGATCTCTCCCGCTCCCGCCTGGAGCAGACCCTGAAGGTGCTTGACGTCGACGGCGCCGTCAGCCGCGTCCAGGGCGGATGGATCTCCACCGGCCAGCCATGGTCCTACGACGCCACGCGCTACGCGGCGGTGGACGCTGCCCGCACCAACGAGCAGAACGCCATGGTGGAGTATGAGAAGACCGAAGAATGCCGGATGCTCTACCTGCGCCGGCAACTTGACGACACGACCGCCACCGAACCCTGCGGACGCTGCGACAACTGCACGGGCCGCACCTGGGACGTCACGGTGGACGCGCGGCTAGAAGAGCGTATCGACGCCCGCCTCACCGCCCCCGGCGTGCGACTGACCGCCCGCAAGCAGTGGCCGACGGGCATCTCCGTGCGCGGCAAGATCGCCGGCGTCGAGGCCGGCCGGGCACTGGGCAGGCTCAACGACGTCGCCCGCGGGCCCGCCCTTCGTGCGCTTCTCGCTGAGCCGGGGTGGAGGCCGACGAGTCCCTGGAAGCAAGACACGTGGCTGCCGCGCATCGTCGCGGTGCTGGCTGACTGGGACTGGTCCGAGCGGCCCGTCGCCGTAGTGGCATTGGGGCAGGTCGACCCGGAGCGTACGGCGTTCCTGGCCGCGCTGGCCGAGGCCGTCGCCGCGGTCGGGCGGATGGAATACGCCGGGGTGCTGGAGGTCGCGCCGAACGCCGTCGAGGTCACCGCGCAGAACTCGGCCTACCGCGTGCGTGGGCTGCTGGACCACTGGGACTACTCTTCGGCACCCGCAGGTGAGGGCCCGGTGCTGCTGCTGACCGATGTGGTGGAGACAGGCTGGTCGGTGACCGTCGCCGGGCACGGGATCCACGAGCGCACCGGGCGGACGGTGTTGCCGCTCGCGGTGGCGAGTAGGGGGTAG
- the metG gene encoding methionine--tRNA ligase: MTSDSQPVLVCVAWPYANGPRHIGHVAGFGVPSDVFARYQRMAGKDVLMVSGTDEHGTPLLVQADKEGVSVRDMADRYNEQIVEDLAGLGLSYDLFTRTTTRNHYAVVQELFTGLHANGYMIKETTLGAISPSTGRTLPDRYIEGTCPICGATDARGDQCDTCGNQLDPSDLIDPVSKINGETPKFVETEHFLLDLPSLADALKTWLEGRTDWRPNVLKFSLNLLEDLRPRAMTRDIDWGVPIPVDGWEDDNAKKLYVWFDAVIGYLSASIEWAYRSGDEDAWKRWWQDPSTPGYYFMGKDNITFHSQIWPAELIGYAGQGSKGGEQHRFGELNLPTEVVSSEFLTMSGSKFSSSKGVVIYVKDFLKEFGADALRYFIAVAGPETTDTDFTWDEFVRRINNELANGWGNLVNRTVSMAHKNFGSVPAPGTLTESDQRLLDLAAQTMIDVGQSLHAAKFKNGIGAVMHLVGEANAYIAEQEPWKLAKEEASRERLATVLWTALQVVSDCNVMLTPYLPHTAQAVHETLGRTGTWAAMPEIRDVADESPIDPVGVGVPDKGRTYKIITGDYSSQQAVWERIDVVPGTELRKPQPLVTKLDPELGETGPEWARVIK, encoded by the coding sequence ATGACTTCTGATTCCCAGCCCGTGCTCGTCTGCGTTGCCTGGCCGTACGCCAACGGCCCCCGCCACATCGGCCATGTTGCAGGGTTCGGCGTGCCGTCCGACGTGTTCGCGCGTTACCAGCGCATGGCGGGCAAGGACGTGCTCATGGTCTCGGGAACCGACGAGCACGGCACCCCGCTGCTCGTGCAGGCGGACAAGGAGGGCGTGTCCGTCCGGGACATGGCGGACCGCTACAACGAGCAGATCGTCGAGGACCTCGCCGGGCTCGGCCTCTCCTACGACCTGTTCACCCGCACCACCACCCGCAACCACTACGCCGTGGTCCAGGAGCTGTTCACCGGGCTACACGCCAACGGGTACATGATCAAGGAGACGACGCTGGGGGCGATCTCGCCGTCGACAGGCCGTACCCTGCCGGACCGCTACATCGAGGGAACCTGCCCCATCTGCGGTGCCACCGACGCGCGCGGCGACCAGTGCGACACCTGCGGCAACCAGCTCGACCCCTCCGACCTCATCGACCCGGTGTCGAAGATCAACGGCGAGACCCCGAAATTCGTGGAGACCGAGCACTTCCTGCTTGACCTTCCCTCGCTTGCCGACGCCCTGAAAACCTGGCTCGAGGGACGCACCGACTGGCGCCCCAACGTGCTGAAGTTCTCCCTCAACCTGCTCGAGGACCTGCGCCCGCGCGCCATGACCCGCGACATCGACTGGGGCGTGCCCATTCCCGTCGACGGCTGGGAGGACGACAACGCCAAGAAGCTCTACGTCTGGTTCGACGCAGTCATCGGCTACCTCTCCGCCTCCATCGAGTGGGCCTACCGCTCGGGTGACGAAGACGCCTGGAAGCGCTGGTGGCAGGACCCCTCCACGCCCGGCTACTACTTCATGGGCAAGGACAACATCACCTTCCACTCCCAGATCTGGCCGGCCGAGCTCATCGGCTACGCCGGCCAGGGCTCGAAGGGCGGCGAGCAGCACCGCTTCGGCGAGCTCAACCTCCCCACCGAGGTCGTCTCCTCGGAATTCCTCACCATGTCCGGTTCGAAGTTCTCCTCCTCCAAGGGCGTGGTCATCTACGTCAAGGACTTCCTCAAGGAATTCGGCGCGGATGCGCTGCGGTACTTCATCGCCGTCGCCGGCCCGGAGACCACCGACACCGACTTCACCTGGGACGAGTTCGTCCGCCGCATCAACAACGAGCTGGCCAACGGCTGGGGCAACCTGGTCAACCGGACGGTGTCCATGGCCCACAAGAACTTCGGCTCCGTCCCCGCGCCGGGCACGCTGACCGAATCCGACCAGCGGCTGCTGGATCTGGCCGCACAGACCATGATTGATGTCGGCCAGTCGCTGCACGCGGCGAAGTTCAAGAACGGCATAGGCGCCGTCATGCACTTGGTGGGGGAGGCGAACGCCTACATCGCCGAGCAGGAGCCGTGGAAGCTGGCCAAGGAGGAGGCCAGCCGCGAGCGCCTGGCCACCGTCCTGTGGACGGCGCTGCAGGTCGTCTCCGACTGCAACGTCATGCTCACCCCTTACCTCCCGCACACGGCGCAGGCCGTGCACGAGACCCTCGGGCGCACCGGCACCTGGGCTGCAATGCCGGAGATCCGCGACGTCGCCGACGAGTCCCCGATCGACCCCGTCGGCGTCGGCGTGCCGGACAAGGGCCGCACGTACAAGATCATCACCGGCGACTACTCGAGCCAGCAGGCGGTATGGGAGCGTATCGACGTCGTCCCCGGCACCGAACTGCGTAAACCCCAGCCACTGGTGACCAAGCTCGACCCCGAGCTCGGCGAGACGGGCCCCGAGTGGGCACGCGTGATCAAGTGA